In Jeotgalibaca arthritidis, a single genomic region encodes these proteins:
- a CDS encoding CDP-archaeol synthase has protein sequence MNIILTMYITLMPVILAGVANMKLLKSNWLLGWTARIDGGKTWRDGRPIFGENKTWRGALGMVVCSIIAMIIWGFLCRSFPYLQNHNQFYLNNDNTIVFNGFVGFWLGVAYIVFELPNSFWKRRQDIPAGQASEVAHPLKYMWLDQMDSLFGCALVLAYFQPISIWLYLAYVILGAATHLIINTVLVKMGWKKSI, from the coding sequence TTGAACATTATTTTAACGATGTATATTACCTTGATGCCTGTCATTTTGGCAGGTGTTGCTAATATGAAGCTGCTGAAATCCAACTGGTTATTAGGTTGGACAGCAAGGATTGATGGCGGAAAAACTTGGCGAGACGGCAGGCCTATTTTTGGTGAGAATAAAACATGGCGCGGGGCACTAGGAATGGTTGTGTGCAGTATCATTGCTATGATTATTTGGGGCTTTTTATGCCGTAGCTTTCCTTATCTGCAAAACCATAATCAGTTTTACCTAAACAATGACAACACCATCGTCTTTAATGGTTTCGTCGGTTTTTGGCTAGGAGTCGCTTATATTGTCTTTGAATTACCAAACAGTTTTTGGAAAAGACGGCAGGATATCCCAGCAGGTCAAGCATCAGAAGTGGCCCATCCATTAAAATATATGTGGCTGGATCAAATGGACTCCTTGTTTGGTTGCGCACTCGTCTTAGCCTACTTTCAACCGATTTCCATTTGGTTGTATCTGGCTTATGTCATTTTGGGGGCGGCGACCCACCTCATTATTAATACCGTATTAGTCAAGATGGGTTGGAAAAAATCAATTTAA